DNA sequence from the Cyanobium sp. WAJ14-Wanaka genome:
CCGATCCAACTCCGCCTCCTATATGTGGGGCAAGGTGAAGCACCTGCAAGACTTCTTGTTTCATTGGCTTTGTAGCATGTTAAAAAGAATGGGTTTAGGGTATGCTGATGCCCATGGTTACTGTAAACCTGTGAGGTTTGCCTAGCTAGGCCTAGAGAGCTAGGTCAATCTTTTCGGATATGTGCCTGGTTTCACCAGTTCAAATTGGTGTGATTGGCTCTTTGAGATGCCGGTTTAGCTGTTGTGTCTCACCACGTTGATCAGGAGAGCAGCTCGTTGAGCCGCTGCTTAGGGGATCGGCTGCCGAGGGCTGAGTGTTTCCTGATCCGGTTTTAGATCGATAGGTAACGGGTAGCCAGGCGTTCCGCTCCTGGGAGTCCTGGAACGGCATGGCATAGGCCCATTTCTTGCAGAGGGTCTGGATAAACCGCTCGGCCTGCCGTTCGTGCGAGGCGTGTAGGGCCTGGTGCGGATGTGCTTGAGCTTGAGGACGCTGCAGGCCTTACCAAAGTTCTTGGAGATGTAGGCCGAACCGTTGTCGCTCATCACCTGATGGCACTCGACGCCCTGGCCGGTGAACCAGGCCACGGAGCGGCTCAGGAAGCCGATCGCAGTGGCTTGCTGCTCATCAGCAAGAACCTCCACATAGGCGAGCCGCGTGGCGTCGTCGATGACCGCGTCTATCGGATCGTAGCCGACGCCTTTGGAACGCCCCTGCTGCCGGTTGCCGGTGATGCGGTGACCCACCTTGCGGAAGCGGGCCAGTTTCTTGACGTCGATGTGAATCAGGTCGCCCGGCGTCTGGCGCTCATAACGCTGCACCACAGGTTTGGGCTCTAGGTTCCGCAACCGCCCCAGGCCCAGGCGGTTCAGGCTCCTTGCCACGGTGGAGAGGGGTGTAACCAGCAGTTGGGCGATATGACGCAGGTGCAGCCGCTGAAGGCGCAGCTCCACGGCGCGCTGGAGGCGGTTCGGATCGAGCGTCCGCCGCTGGGTGCGGCGAACACTGCGTCGATCCGCCAGCGAGGGTTGACCACCAGAGCGGTAGCGGGCCAGCCACTTGTAGTCACAGCGCAGAGAAATCCCTGCTTCTGCGGCCAGTTCTGCCAGGGGGCGATGGTCGTTGAGGTGTTGAGAAACCAATCGCAGCCTGCCCTTCTGCGTCAGACGGGCATTAGCGTGTGTATGCATGGGAAGTGAGGTCTCGGTTGGGCGGAGCTCTTATTTCGTATATGAGTCACATGTGCTTTGATATAGAGTTTTCTAGTTGTCAATCAGCTTAAAAGGTCGATTTTGCTTGTATCTGCCCAATAGGCAAGGGGCTCATCTTGCCTATCAGGATAACCTCCAAGCTTCAGAACTATTGAAGAGAGAGAGTTAGTTATTTGTTCTTCGGCTAATTCTCTCAATGAAACTGGATTCCCTGAGCCGCAATTGTAAATCCCTTGAGCATATGGATGATTAGAAAGCTTCAGGAGAAGCTTGGCAACTTGATCTACTGGAACAAAATCACGAACTTGACGACCAGAGCTCATTGCAAATTCCGGATCGTGTTGATCAATTGCACCCTGTAAGGATGGCAGCAATGAATTGGGATTTTGTCCTGTGCCAAAAGGGTAAAAAATGCGAATCCAACACCATTGAACTTCTTGTTTGTTAAGGCGGCTAGTAATGACCCTGCGCAGGCTGTCTTTTGCAATTGCGTAGCAGTTAACAGGATCCGTTAGCTGATCTTCTTTCAAAGGTCCATTCTGCATCCCATATTCGTAGCACGTTCCAGCTACTACAAGACGCTGGAGGCCTGACGCTACCAGCTGCTCAATTAAATCGAGACAAGCCGGCAAATTACGGGTTACATGAAAAGGTTCTTGATAATTAGGAAGGCCTGGCCAGCTCAACAAGATGGCATGCGTTGGCTGTCGATTTAGCAAAGTCTGCCAAGTGGAGGGATCGAGCAGATCAAAATGGTGCTCTGAATCTGAATTGAGATGACTCCAACAATGCAGGCAGGTATCCGCCGCCTCACGCTGAATGGCGCGTCCTATGAAACCTTCACTACCCAGAAGATGAATAGTTGTCATAGCTACATCTCAGTAATCATTGGCTTTTCGTTCAAACGCCGAGAATCTACCTTGTGCACGTCTCCGCGATACCCAGCCCAATGTTGCAGTTCAGGAATTGCAGTTACCAGCTCAATCCCAGCAAGATGCTCTCGCAACTCCTCTATCAGATTCCAGGGTAACACCAGCAGGGCATCAGCTTTCTGAGCAGCCAGTTGCTCTGGGCTTATCACTGGAATATGGCTGCCAGGTAGGTATTTATTCTGCTTGCTGGTGGCCCGATCAGCCACGGCAGCTAGCAGGTCTGAGCTGATACCGGCGTAGTTGAGCAGGGTGTTGCCTTTAGCTGCTGCGCCATAACCCAACACCCGTTTTCCTTGGCGTTTGGCCTGCAGCAGAAACTCCAGCAGACCGTGCTTGGCCGCCTCGGCCCGCTGCTGGAAACCGGCATAGGCCTCGATCGATTCCAGGCCGGCTTCCGCCTCAAGTGCCAAAACCTCCGCCACCGCTGCAGTTGGCTGCGCCGTGCCCCCATAGGCCAGCCACACCCGCAGGCTGCCGCCATGGGTGGCCAGCTGCTCCACATCCACCACCTCCAGCCTGCGCGCTGCGGCGATCAGCTGCACCACCTTGAGGCTCAGGTAGCTGTAGTGCTCGTGGTAGATCGTGTCGAACTGGTTGCCTGCCAGCAGCCGCAGCAGGTGGGGAAACTCAATGGAGGCGCGGCCGCTGGGTTTCAGCATCCTGGCAATACCGGCCACAAAATCGTTGATGTCAGGCACGTGGGCCAGCACGTTGTTGGCCACCACCAGATCGGCCTGCTTCAGGTCGCTCGCCAGCTCCACCCCAAAGAACCGCTCAATGGTGGTGATCCCCTTCTCCCGGGCCGCTGCTGCCGTGGCCTGGGTGGGCTCGATGCCCAGGCAGGGGATACCTCGTTGCTGCACGTATTGGAGCAGGTAGCCATCGTTTGAGGCCAGCTCCACCACCAAGCTTTGGGGGCCCAGATCCAGCCGCGCCACCGCAGCCTCCACAAACCGCTCGGCGTGGGCGCACCAACTGCTAGATGTGCTCGAAAAATAGGCGTAGTCGGCAGTGAATAGCTCCTCGGCCGATGCATGGGCTGGCAGCTGCACCAGCCAGCAGCTAGTGCACACAAACACCTGCAGCGGATAGGTAATCTCTGGCAGTGCCAGCTGCTCCCGGCTCAAATAGGCGTTGCTGGGCGGCTGGTGGCCCAGGTCGATCACCGTGTGACCTAGGGGTGAGCCGCAATGGCGGCAGCGGTGCTGGCTCATGGGAAAAATTTAAGGGTTGGCAACTGCAAATCCCGCTCGCTCATGCCCTGGGGCGGCAACGGCCAACTGATGGCCAACTGGGCGTCATCAAAGCGCACGCCGGTTTCAGCTTCTGGCACCCAGGCTCCGGAATGCAGATAAAGCAACTCACTGCTGGCTTCCAGCACCTGAAAGCCATGGGCACAGCCCTCTGCGATAAGCAGGGCGTTGGATGCGGCTGCAGAAAGTTCCACGCCATGCCATTGGCCAAAGCTGGCTGAGCCTGGCCGCAGATCCACCGCCACATCCCACACCCGGCCCCGCAGGCAGCGCACCAGCTTGGCTTCTGCATGGGGATTGGCCTGCAGGTGTAGGCCCCGCACACTGCCCACCGCTTCTGTGCGGCTGATATTCACCTGGGCAGTGGCGCGATCGCCCCAGGCCTCGGCAAAGACCGGCTCCTGGGCGCGGAAGGCATTGAGGAAGGCCCCACGTTGATCAGCGAAGGGCTGGCCCACCAGCTCGATCACACCGGCGATGGGGGTTGGGCGAGATTCAGTGGCCATCGACGCGGTCCATTTGATAGGTCTCTAAATCGGCCAGGCAACACTCCAGGGGACTAGCCCCCTCCTGCACGGCTCGATACCAGTTCACCGTGCGCGCCACGGTGATGGCAAAGGTCCAGTGGGGCCGCCAGCCGAGTTGGTGGTGGGCTTTATCGATCTGCAGGTGCAGGCGACCAGCTTCATGGGGGGCATTGGGATCGGAGAAATCCCGCCAGCTGCCATGCCAATGCAGCAGGGCCTCCTCAATCAGGGCCTGCACGCTGCGGTTGGCCTCCAGCGCCGGACCAAAGTTGAAGGCACTGGTGTAGGGGTTGGCCGGCCCATGGGCCACAGCCAATTGACCGGCCAGTTTCTCGGCCAGCAACAGGTAGGCACCAAGGGGCTCGAGCACGTGCTGCCAGGGTCGGGTGGCCTGGGGGTTGCGGAGCGCTATGGGCTCGCCCGCTGCAAGTGCACGCATGGCATCGGGCACGATCCGGTCGTCTGCCCAATCGCCGCCGCCGATCACGTTGCCGGCCCGGGCTGTGGCGATCGCCAGATGGGGGGTTTGGTGGCTGCCATCACCGCAAAAACTGGCCCGCCAGCTGGCGATGGCGATCTCAGCTGCAGCCTTGCTGGCGCTGTACGGATCATGGCCGCCGAGACGATCATCCTCGCGATAGCCGTAATCCCATTCCTGGTTTGCGTACACCTTGTCGGTGGTCACCATCACCACCACGCAGGGATGCTGCAGCGGTTTGAGGGCCTCGAGCAGGTGCAGCGAACCCTGCACATTGGTGGCCCAGGTGCCCAAGGGATCGGCGTAGCTGCGGCGCACCAGGGGCTGGGCGGCCAGATGCAGCACAACTTCAGGCTGCACCTCAGCAGCGATTGCCGCCAGGCCAGCAGCATCGGCCAGATCAAGCAGGTGATGGCCCGCCAGCCGGGGGGCCAAATCGAGCTGATCAAATAGGCCTGGCGTGGTTTCTGGCGCCAGTGCCACCCCATGCACCTCAGCTCCGAGCTGGGCGAGCCAGAGGGCCAGCCAGCTGCCCTTGAAGCCGGTGTGACCCGTGAGCAACACGCGCCGGCCTTGCCAAAAGGCTGGATTCAGATTCACCACAGCTTCCAGGGGGCCTGGCCATTGGCCCAGAGCTCCTCAAGGCGGGTGCGGTCGCGCAGGGTGTCCATCGGTTGCCAGAAGCCTTTATGCCGGTAGGCACTCAGCTGGCTTGCCGCCGCCAGCTGGGGCAACACATCCCCTTCCCAGCTGGTGGCATCGCCAGCGATTCGATCCAGCGCCTCTGGCTCCAGCACAAAGAAACCGCCGTTGATCCAGGCGTTATCGCCATCGGGCTTCTCCTGAAACTGGCTCACCGCATCACCGTCCAAATGCAGCGCCCCATAGCGCCCCGGCGGCTGCACCGCCGTAAGCGTGGCCTGGCGGCCATGGTTCTGGTGATGGCCAATCAGGGCTCCAACATCCACATCTGCCAAGCCATCGCCATAGGTGAAGCAGAAGCTGCTGCCATCTAGATAGGGGCGCACCCGGCCCAGACGTCCTCCGGTGTTACTCATTTCACCGGTGTCCACCAGCGTCACCTTCCAGGGTTCACTTTTTCGCTCATGCACCTCCATGTAGTTGTCTTTATCCATATGGAAGGTGACATCACTGGTGTGTAGAAAATAATTGGCGAAATACTCCTTGATTAGATAGCCCTTATAGCCGCAGCAGATGATGAACTCATTGATGCCAAAATAGCTATAGATCTTGAGAATGTGCCACAGGATTGGCTTGCCGCCCACTTCCACCATTGGCTTGGGTTTTAGGTGGGTTTCTTCAGATAGACGAGTGCCGAGGCCGCCGGCGAGGATTACGGCTTTCATGGCCAGGTACTGGCTACAGCTTTGCAGTATATGAGACGATCTAGTTGGTTCCTAATCCCAAGCTGATCGATGGGGGTGCCTTGGTTTTGTAGGTCGGTCAGCACATCCCAATCGCTGGAATCGCCCCTGCCTGCCCTTCCTGAAGTCTTGGTAGGGAAAATTTTGCACTTTGCGATTCCGTACAGGCTGTACAAAAGCCTTGAAAGTGCCGCGCGGATATGCCCGGCAGCCATCTTGGCCAGCATCCGTAGACGCTGGTCACGCCATTGAAGAAGTCGATCCACACCGATGTAGTGAAACGTCGTAGCGAGGCCAATGCCCATCGGCCGACACGGCCATCAAGGCTTCCACGCGCGCTTGGGCAATGAGCAGTCGGTCAAAGAGATCGGCATGCACCAGCAGCCAGGCTCTGATCGCGAAAGTCGGCTG
Encoded proteins:
- a CDS encoding leucine zipper domain-containing protein, whose protein sequence is MHTHANARLTQKGRLRLVSQHLNDHRPLAELAAEAGISLRCDYKWLARYRSGGQPSLADRRSVRRTQRRTLDPNRLQRAVELRLQRLHLRHIAQLLVTPLSTVARSLNRLGLGRLRNLEPKPVVQRYERQTPGDLIHIDVKKLARFRKVGHRITGNRQQGRSKGVGYDPIDAVIDDATRLAYVEVLADEQQATAIGFLSRSVAWFTGQGVECHQVMSDNGSAYISKNFGKACSVLKLKHIRTRPYTPRTNGRPSGLSRPSARNGPMPCRSRTPRSGTPGYPLPIDLKPDQETLSPRQPIP
- a CDS encoding NAD(P)-dependent oxidoreductase gives rise to the protein MTTIHLLGSEGFIGRAIQREAADTCLHCWSHLNSDSEHHFDLLDPSTWQTLLNRQPTHAILLSWPGLPNYQEPFHVTRNLPACLDLIEQLVASGLQRLVVAGTCYEYGMQNGPLKEDQLTDPVNCYAIAKDSLRRVITSRLNKQEVQWCWIRIFYPFGTGQNPNSLLPSLQGAIDQHDPEFAMSSGRQVRDFVPVDQVAKLLLKLSNHPYAQGIYNCGSGNPVSLRELAEEQITNSLSSIVLKLGGYPDRQDEPLAYWADTSKIDLLS
- a CDS encoding class I SAM-dependent methyltransferase, which produces MSQHRCRHCGSPLGHTVIDLGHQPPSNAYLSREQLALPEITYPLQVFVCTSCWLVQLPAHASAEELFTADYAYFSSTSSSWCAHAERFVEAAVARLDLGPQSLVVELASNDGYLLQYVQQRGIPCLGIEPTQATAAAAREKGITTIERFFGVELASDLKQADLVVANNVLAHVPDINDFVAGIARMLKPSGRASIEFPHLLRLLAGNQFDTIYHEHYSYLSLKVVQLIAAARRLEVVDVEQLATHGGSLRVWLAYGGTAQPTAAVAEVLALEAEAGLESIEAYAGFQQRAEAAKHGLLEFLLQAKRQGKRVLGYGAAAKGNTLLNYAGISSDLLAAVADRATSKQNKYLPGSHIPVISPEQLAAQKADALLVLPWNLIEELREHLAGIELVTAIPELQHWAGYRGDVHKVDSRRLNEKPMITEM
- a CDS encoding dTDP-4-dehydrorhamnose 3,5-epimerase family protein — protein: MATESRPTPIAGVIELVGQPFADQRGAFLNAFRAQEPVFAEAWGDRATAQVNISRTEAVGSVRGLHLQANPHAEAKLVRCLRGRVWDVAVDLRPGSASFGQWHGVELSAAASNALLIAEGCAHGFQVLEASSELLYLHSGAWVPEAETGVRFDDAQLAISWPLPPQGMSERDLQLPTLKFFP
- the rfbG gene encoding CDP-glucose 4,6-dehydratase yields the protein MNPAFWQGRRVLLTGHTGFKGSWLALWLAQLGAEVHGVALAPETTPGLFDQLDLAPRLAGHHLLDLADAAGLAAIAAEVQPEVVLHLAAQPLVRRSYADPLGTWATNVQGSLHLLEALKPLQHPCVVVMVTTDKVYANQEWDYGYREDDRLGGHDPYSASKAAAEIAIASWRASFCGDGSHQTPHLAIATARAGNVIGGGDWADDRIVPDAMRALAAGEPIALRNPQATRPWQHVLEPLGAYLLLAEKLAGQLAVAHGPANPYTSAFNFGPALEANRSVQALIEEALLHWHGSWRDFSDPNAPHEAGRLHLQIDKAHHQLGWRPHWTFAITVARTVNWYRAVQEGASPLECCLADLETYQMDRVDGH
- the rfbF gene encoding glucose-1-phosphate cytidylyltransferase, which codes for MKAVILAGGLGTRLSEETHLKPKPMVEVGGKPILWHILKIYSYFGINEFIICCGYKGYLIKEYFANYFLHTSDVTFHMDKDNYMEVHERKSEPWKVTLVDTGEMSNTGGRLGRVRPYLDGSSFCFTYGDGLADVDVGALIGHHQNHGRQATLTAVQPPGRYGALHLDGDAVSQFQEKPDGDNAWINGGFFVLEPEALDRIAGDATSWEGDVLPQLAAASQLSAYRHKGFWQPMDTLRDRTRLEELWANGQAPWKLW